In one Nicotiana sylvestris chromosome 8, ASM39365v2, whole genome shotgun sequence genomic region, the following are encoded:
- the LOC138876146 gene encoding uncharacterized protein: protein MAAPLNFEEGQSTYRPPRFNGQYYGWWKTRMHDFIMAEDFELWDVIFDGPFVPMKVVGEGTKTIPKTRKEYNGGDRKAIEKNFKAKKILVCGIGQDEYNRISACESAKEIWEALQMVHEGTTQVK from the coding sequence ATGGCTGCTCCACTaaactttgaggaaggacaatcaacatATAGACCCCCAAGATTTAACGGCCAATACTATGGTTGGTGGAAAACAAGAATGCATGACTTCATAATGGCTGAGGACTTCGAGCTTTGGGATGTGATTTTTGATGGTCCGTTTGTCCCTATGAAGGTTGTTGGAGAGGGAACAAAGACTAttccaaaaacaagaaaagaatacAATGGTGGTGATCGAAAAGCTATTGAGAAGAACTTcaaggcaaagaagattcttgTGTGTGGTATTGGACAAGACGAGTATAATCGTATCTCAGCATGTGAATCTGCCAAGGAAATCTGGGAAGCTCTTCAAATGGTTCACGAGGGAACTACTCAGGTAAAGTAG